In Hermetia illucens chromosome 1, iHerIll2.2.curated.20191125, whole genome shotgun sequence, one genomic interval encodes:
- the LOC119657331 gene encoding uncharacterized protein LOC119657331 — translation MESSKYSKMCLCRCLAVFLLAPSLVYSAEWTGKWFPENPKLRLATVDIANVTTTPNITATTASTAPTVPTTPTNPTTPTNPTTPTTPTPPTIPTTSAAPPTPSTDNVLDLDNIDHWTGKWFPGEPGSRATTPMPSSVPSSKPTMGLPDAECDNGKDNLAIDFDPMNLTDSVIYVCLGKKHLYNPNMTVEPILREHDISPAYRPLHKCMETKITYEPGIPTFGTHRPLWAKYGIYKYVPPQRWLHNVEHGAIVMLYHPCANFNQVEQLKMLVKNCLYRHIITPSSGLLTPERPLALVAWGKSLEMSVVVPEIVIRFIKENALRGPEKTATNGQYEKLLINHADVVSTIDDSVLCPNHPNVV, via the exons ATGGAATCGTCTAAGTATTCAAAGATGTGCCTTTGTCGGTGCCTTGCGGTGTTTCTTTTGGCTCCATCGCTCGTCTATTCAG CGGAATGGACAGGCAAGTGGTTCCCGGAAAACCCCAAGTTGAGGTTGGCAACTGTCGATATTGCTAACGTGACAACAACACCAAACATCACCGCAACAACGGCTTCTACTGCTCCTACGGTTCCTACTACCCCTACGAATCCTACTACTCCTACGAATCCTACAACTCCTACTACGCCCACGCCTCCTACTATTCCCACCACTTCTGCTGCTCCTCCAACTCCGTCGACTGACAACGTTCTTGATCTGGACAATATTGATCATTGGACAGGGAAGTGGTTCCCAGGCGAGCCAGGAAGTAGAGCAACGACTCCTATGCCGTCATCCGTCCCTTCTTCGAAACCAACAATGGGACTACCGGATGCAGAATGTGATAACGGGAAG GACAATTTAGCGATCGACTTCGATCCAATGAATCTGACCGATAGCGTTATTTACGTATGTCTAGGGAAGAAACACCTCTACAACCCAAACATGACGGTAGAGCCGATCCTCAGGGAACATGATATATCGCCTGCCTACAGG CCCCTTCACAAATGCATGGAGACTAAGATAACATACGAGCCCGGAATCCCCACATT TGGGACTCATCGGCCACTCTGGGCAAAATACGGCATATACAAGTATGTGCCGCCACAGCGGTGGCTCCATAACGTCGAGCACGGTGCAATCGTAATGCTTTATCatccgtgcgcgaatttcaatCAAGTGGAGCAATTAAAAATGCTCGTTAAAAATTGCCTGTATCGTCACATCATAACGCCAAGTAGTGGACTGTTAACGCCAGAGCGCCCTTTGGCGTTGGTAGCGTGGGGGAAAAGCTTGGAAATGTCTGTAGTCGTTCCGGAGATTGTGATAAGGTTCATAAAAGAAAATGCCCTCCGCGGGCCGGAGAAAACAGCGACGAACGGCCAATATGAAAAGCTGCTTATCAACCACGCAGATGTTGTGTCGACAATAGACGACAGTGTTCTATGCCCGAATCATCCTAACGTAGTTTAA
- the LOC119657312 gene encoding probable tRNA (uracil-O(2)-)-methyltransferase isoform X1, whose translation MCESGTNCKISEEEWRLAISILIRNYHAVNKKLSGVKCLSVYAIKESGIDINNFPAQKDVDEFPKVLAACGVDFQTSSEDSLFEVLKGAGSESCRRYVLVSKLFYKQNTRPASRIAQIIDLTHANFHCIPLDAPDNSDSKFRFSVSLQNGELHVDVTEPCNEKEKMLNWIKFVLQPKLLKWARSGNKDGKTKSNKSLGLVDIEDYTNLYAALKEKYGKDLVDRWTETTDPLKFVYEDVAIATYLILLWRKLGDVPNNFIDMGCGNGLLVHILNSEGYHGYGVDIRKRKIWDIYPETTKLKEHTIIPNDYNAYKDVDWIIGNHSDELSPWIPVITAMSSYKTKYFLLPCCAYEFSGKKFQRRCANESVYNDFLNYVQEISAKCQFKTDSDRLKIPSTKRVAIIGSARSYLEEEYQNICQEIDSFVKSEIQKTNCGDLKLREKEEAVRNCTKIDKNIIDNIVMNIFQYILRDDGHNERVEKWRSGRSVTLQELASFLSKDDLKNIKSECGGLKTLIKNKHEIFEVLGDKVKLRYPRRKEEMTKIVKFKRRPCFFYLHHPDGCALTSIECTFVHERINV comes from the exons ATGTGCGAAAGTGGCACGAATTGTAAGATTTCTGAGGAAGAGTGGAGGCTGGCAATTTCTATTTTAATAAGGAATTATCATGCTGTGAATAAGAAGCTTTCGGGAGTGAAATGTTTGAGTGTATACGCGATAAAGGAAAGCGGTATCGACATAAACAATTTCCCTGCTCAAAAGGATGTGGATGAGTTTCCTAAAGTTCTTGCCGCTTGCGGAGTTGATTTCCAAACAAGTTCAGAGGATTCACTTTTCGAAGTGTTGAAAGGTGCTGGTTCTGAGAGTTGCCGGCGATACGTATTAGTttcaaaattattctacaaACAGAATACCAGGCCAGCCAGCCGGATCGCCCAAATAATAG ATTTAACGCATGCTAATTTCCATTGCATTCCCTTGGATGCTCCCGATAACTCCGATTCAAAATTCAGATTTAGTGTATCTTTACAAAATGGAGAACTTCACGTTGATGTGACCGAACCTTGCAATGAGAAAGAAAAGATGCTAAATTGGATAAAATTCGTTCTGCAACCGAAGCTGTTAAAGTGGGCACGATCTGGAAACAAAGATGGAAAAACTAAAAGCAATAAATCTCTCGGTTTGGTAGATATTGAAGATTATACAAACCTGTATGCAGCATTGAAGGAGAAATACGGGAAGGACCTAGTCGAT CGTTGGACCGAGACAACCGACCCTCTCAAATTTGTATACGAAGACGTGGCtattgcaacatatttaattctACTTTGGAGGAAGCTTGGTGATGTGCCAAACAATTTTATTGACATGGGTTGCGGAAACGGTCTACTGGTCCACATTTTGAATTCGGAAGGATATCATGGATACGGAGTTGACATTCGGAAGCGAAAAATTTGGGATATTTATCCAGAAACCACCAAACTGAAA gAACACACTATTATTCCAAACGATTACAACGCCTACAAAGATGTTGATTGGATTATTGGTAATCATTCAGATGAACTCTCACCCTGGATACCGGTCATTACTGCGATGAGTTCTTacaaaacgaaatatttcctTCTCCCTTGTTGTGCCTATGAATTTTCTGGAAAGAAATTTCAGCGTCGTTGTGCGAATGAAAGCGTATACAACGATTTTCTCAATTATGTACAAGAGATATCTGCCAAATGCCAGTTCAAAACGGACAGTGATAGGTTGAAAATTCCCAGCACAAAACGCGTGGCTATTATAGGTAGTGCAAGATCCTACCTTGAGGAAGAATACCAAAATATATGTCAAGAAATCGACAGTTTTGTAAAGtctgaaatacaaaaaacaaaCTGTGGTGATTTAAAATTGCGGGAGAAAGAGGAGGCTGTTCGAAACTGtacaaaaattgataaaaatatcATTGACAATATTGTTAtgaatattttccaatacaTATTGAGGGATGACGGTCATAACGAGCGAGTGGAAAAATGGCGAAGTGGAAGATCAGTGACTTTGCAAGAATTGGCGTCTTTTCTTTCAAAAGATgatctgaaaaatataaaatctgAATGTGGAGGTTTGAAAACATTGATTAAGAACAAACATGAGATATTTGAAGTTTTGGGCGACAAAGTAAAGCTGCGATATCCAAggaggaaagaagaaatgacaaaaattgttaaatttaaAAGAAGACCATGTTTTTTCTACTTACACCACCCTGACGGCTGTGCGTTGACGAGTATTGAATGTACGTTTGTACACGAAAGAATAAAcgtataa
- the LOC119657312 gene encoding probable tRNA (uracil-O(2)-)-methyltransferase isoform X2, with product MGNGNKLVLLETLPEEVIEKTTLPDLTHANFHCIPLDAPDNSDSKFRFSVSLQNGELHVDVTEPCNEKEKMLNWIKFVLQPKLLKWARSGNKDGKTKSNKSLGLVDIEDYTNLYAALKEKYGKDLVDRWTETTDPLKFVYEDVAIATYLILLWRKLGDVPNNFIDMGCGNGLLVHILNSEGYHGYGVDIRKRKIWDIYPETTKLKEHTIIPNDYNAYKDVDWIIGNHSDELSPWIPVITAMSSYKTKYFLLPCCAYEFSGKKFQRRCANESVYNDFLNYVQEISAKCQFKTDSDRLKIPSTKRVAIIGSARSYLEEEYQNICQEIDSFVKSEIQKTNCGDLKLREKEEAVRNCTKIDKNIIDNIVMNIFQYILRDDGHNERVEKWRSGRSVTLQELASFLSKDDLKNIKSECGGLKTLIKNKHEIFEVLGDKVKLRYPRRKEEMTKIVKFKRRPCFFYLHHPDGCALTSIECTFVHERINV from the exons ATGGGAAATGGCAACAAATTGGTGCTACTAGAAACATTACCAGAAGAGGTCATCGAAAAGACAACGTTGCCCG ATTTAACGCATGCTAATTTCCATTGCATTCCCTTGGATGCTCCCGATAACTCCGATTCAAAATTCAGATTTAGTGTATCTTTACAAAATGGAGAACTTCACGTTGATGTGACCGAACCTTGCAATGAGAAAGAAAAGATGCTAAATTGGATAAAATTCGTTCTGCAACCGAAGCTGTTAAAGTGGGCACGATCTGGAAACAAAGATGGAAAAACTAAAAGCAATAAATCTCTCGGTTTGGTAGATATTGAAGATTATACAAACCTGTATGCAGCATTGAAGGAGAAATACGGGAAGGACCTAGTCGAT CGTTGGACCGAGACAACCGACCCTCTCAAATTTGTATACGAAGACGTGGCtattgcaacatatttaattctACTTTGGAGGAAGCTTGGTGATGTGCCAAACAATTTTATTGACATGGGTTGCGGAAACGGTCTACTGGTCCACATTTTGAATTCGGAAGGATATCATGGATACGGAGTTGACATTCGGAAGCGAAAAATTTGGGATATTTATCCAGAAACCACCAAACTGAAA gAACACACTATTATTCCAAACGATTACAACGCCTACAAAGATGTTGATTGGATTATTGGTAATCATTCAGATGAACTCTCACCCTGGATACCGGTCATTACTGCGATGAGTTCTTacaaaacgaaatatttcctTCTCCCTTGTTGTGCCTATGAATTTTCTGGAAAGAAATTTCAGCGTCGTTGTGCGAATGAAAGCGTATACAACGATTTTCTCAATTATGTACAAGAGATATCTGCCAAATGCCAGTTCAAAACGGACAGTGATAGGTTGAAAATTCCCAGCACAAAACGCGTGGCTATTATAGGTAGTGCAAGATCCTACCTTGAGGAAGAATACCAAAATATATGTCAAGAAATCGACAGTTTTGTAAAGtctgaaatacaaaaaacaaaCTGTGGTGATTTAAAATTGCGGGAGAAAGAGGAGGCTGTTCGAAACTGtacaaaaattgataaaaatatcATTGACAATATTGTTAtgaatattttccaatacaTATTGAGGGATGACGGTCATAACGAGCGAGTGGAAAAATGGCGAAGTGGAAGATCAGTGACTTTGCAAGAATTGGCGTCTTTTCTTTCAAAAGATgatctgaaaaatataaaatctgAATGTGGAGGTTTGAAAACATTGATTAAGAACAAACATGAGATATTTGAAGTTTTGGGCGACAAAGTAAAGCTGCGATATCCAAggaggaaagaagaaatgacaaaaattgttaaatttaaAAGAAGACCATGTTTTTTCTACTTACACCACCCTGACGGCTGTGCGTTGACGAGTATTGAATGTACGTTTGTACACGAAAGAATAAAcgtataa
- the LOC119657312 gene encoding probable tRNA (uracil-O(2)-)-methyltransferase isoform X3, producing the protein METEAAASTTPRHIADLTHANFHCIPLDAPDNSDSKFRFSVSLQNGELHVDVTEPCNEKEKMLNWIKFVLQPKLLKWARSGNKDGKTKSNKSLGLVDIEDYTNLYAALKEKYGKDLVDRWTETTDPLKFVYEDVAIATYLILLWRKLGDVPNNFIDMGCGNGLLVHILNSEGYHGYGVDIRKRKIWDIYPETTKLKEHTIIPNDYNAYKDVDWIIGNHSDELSPWIPVITAMSSYKTKYFLLPCCAYEFSGKKFQRRCANESVYNDFLNYVQEISAKCQFKTDSDRLKIPSTKRVAIIGSARSYLEEEYQNICQEIDSFVKSEIQKTNCGDLKLREKEEAVRNCTKIDKNIIDNIVMNIFQYILRDDGHNERVEKWRSGRSVTLQELASFLSKDDLKNIKSECGGLKTLIKNKHEIFEVLGDKVKLRYPRRKEEMTKIVKFKRRPCFFYLHHPDGCALTSIECTFVHERINV; encoded by the exons ATGGAGAcggaggcggcggcatcaacaacaccgcgCCACATTGCAG ATTTAACGCATGCTAATTTCCATTGCATTCCCTTGGATGCTCCCGATAACTCCGATTCAAAATTCAGATTTAGTGTATCTTTACAAAATGGAGAACTTCACGTTGATGTGACCGAACCTTGCAATGAGAAAGAAAAGATGCTAAATTGGATAAAATTCGTTCTGCAACCGAAGCTGTTAAAGTGGGCACGATCTGGAAACAAAGATGGAAAAACTAAAAGCAATAAATCTCTCGGTTTGGTAGATATTGAAGATTATACAAACCTGTATGCAGCATTGAAGGAGAAATACGGGAAGGACCTAGTCGAT CGTTGGACCGAGACAACCGACCCTCTCAAATTTGTATACGAAGACGTGGCtattgcaacatatttaattctACTTTGGAGGAAGCTTGGTGATGTGCCAAACAATTTTATTGACATGGGTTGCGGAAACGGTCTACTGGTCCACATTTTGAATTCGGAAGGATATCATGGATACGGAGTTGACATTCGGAAGCGAAAAATTTGGGATATTTATCCAGAAACCACCAAACTGAAA gAACACACTATTATTCCAAACGATTACAACGCCTACAAAGATGTTGATTGGATTATTGGTAATCATTCAGATGAACTCTCACCCTGGATACCGGTCATTACTGCGATGAGTTCTTacaaaacgaaatatttcctTCTCCCTTGTTGTGCCTATGAATTTTCTGGAAAGAAATTTCAGCGTCGTTGTGCGAATGAAAGCGTATACAACGATTTTCTCAATTATGTACAAGAGATATCTGCCAAATGCCAGTTCAAAACGGACAGTGATAGGTTGAAAATTCCCAGCACAAAACGCGTGGCTATTATAGGTAGTGCAAGATCCTACCTTGAGGAAGAATACCAAAATATATGTCAAGAAATCGACAGTTTTGTAAAGtctgaaatacaaaaaacaaaCTGTGGTGATTTAAAATTGCGGGAGAAAGAGGAGGCTGTTCGAAACTGtacaaaaattgataaaaatatcATTGACAATATTGTTAtgaatattttccaatacaTATTGAGGGATGACGGTCATAACGAGCGAGTGGAAAAATGGCGAAGTGGAAGATCAGTGACTTTGCAAGAATTGGCGTCTTTTCTTTCAAAAGATgatctgaaaaatataaaatctgAATGTGGAGGTTTGAAAACATTGATTAAGAACAAACATGAGATATTTGAAGTTTTGGGCGACAAAGTAAAGCTGCGATATCCAAggaggaaagaagaaatgacaaaaattgttaaatttaaAAGAAGACCATGTTTTTTCTACTTACACCACCCTGACGGCTGTGCGTTGACGAGTATTGAATGTACGTTTGTACACGAAAGAATAAAcgtataa
- the LOC119646515 gene encoding elongation factor Tu-like codes for MYGYRVVRAILCPTVQRSLKHLIYRRNFGTQVLAFNLRAPAVSVIPSRNYASEKKVFQRTKPHCNVGTIGHVDHGKTTLTAAITKVLADKELAESKKYSDIDNAPEEKARGITINVAHIEYQTENRHYGHTDCPGHADYIKNMITGTAQMDGAILVVAATDGAMPQTREHLLLAKQIGIDHIVVFINKVDAADSEMVDLVEMEIRELLTEMGYDGDNVPIIKGSALCALEGKNPEIGSEAIVKLLEEVDKHIPTPVRDLDKPFLLPVENVYSIPGRGTVVTGRLERGTIKKGNECEFVGYNKVMKSTITGIEMFHQILEEAQAGDQLGALVRGVKRDDIKRGMVMCKPGTVKPLDHFEAQVYILSKEEGGRSKPFTSFIQLQMFSRTWDCATVVNIPGKEMVMPGEDAKLVLKLIRPMVLEKGQRFTLRDGSITLGTGVVTNILTPLSDAQRAELTEGKKAREKKAAGKN; via the exons ATGTATGGATATCGAGTAGTACGTGCCATTCTCTGTCCTA CTGTTCAACGGAGCCTCAAGCATTTAATCTACCGCAGAAACTTTGGAACTCAAGTGCTAGCATTTAATCTACGAGCTCCGGCCGTGTCAGTGATTCCATCTCGCAACTATGCCTCCGAGAAAAAAGTTTTCCAACGTACAAAGCCGCATTGCAATGTCGGCACAATTGGACATGTCGATCACGGGAAGACAACTCTGACGGCAGCAATCACAAAGGTTCTGGCCGATAAGGAACTGGCGGAGAGTAAGAAATATAGCGATATTGACAATGCACCGGAAGAGAAGGCTCGTGGTATTACGATTAATGTGGCCCATATTGAATACCAAACTGAGAACAGGCATTACGGACACACCGATTGCCCTGGACATGCTGATTACATTAAG AACATGATTACCGGTACCGCACAAATGGATGGAGCTATTCTGGTCGTAGCTGCAACCGATGGTGCTATGCCTCAAACCCGAGAGCATTTACTTTTGGCCAAACAAATCGGTATCGATCACATCGTCGTTTTCATCAACAAAGTCGATGCTGCTGATTCGgaaatggttgatctggtcgAAATGGAAATCCGGGAACTTTTGACCGAAATGGGTTACGATGGTGATAATGTTCCAATTATCAAAG GTTCTGCACTTTGCGCACTGGAGGGAAAGAATCCAGAAATTGGATCGGAAGCTATCGTCAAGCTTTTAGAAGAG GTCGACAAACATATTCCAACCCCTGTTCGAGATTTGGATAAGCCATTCTTGCTTCCAGTTGAAAATGTGTACAGCATTCCAGGTCGTGGAACTGTCGTGACCGGTCGTTTGGAACGCGGTACAATTAAGAAAGGAAATGAATGCGAGTTTGTCGGTTACaacaaagtgatgaaatcaacaaTTACTGGAATTGAAATGTTCCATCAAATCTTGGAGGAGGCTCAAGCTGGTGACCAATTGGGGGCATTAGTTCGAGGAGTTAAACGTGACGATATCAAACGAGGAATGGTTATGTGCAAGCCGGGAACAGTTAAACCTCTTGATCAT TTTGAAGCCCAAGTTTATATCCTCAGCAAGGAGGAAGGCGGACGTTCTAAACCATTCACCAGCTTCATTCAATTGCAAATGTTTTCGCGAACATGGGATTGTGCAACTGTTGTCAATATTCCTGGAAAGGAAATGGTTATGCCAGGCGAAGATGCTAA aCTCGTCTTGAAGTTGATTAGACCAATGGTTTTGGAGAAGGGTCAACGATTCACGTTGCGTGATGGTTCCATCACTTTGGGTACTGGTGTTGTGACGAATATTCTTACTCCTCTCTCTGATGCTCAGCGAGCAGAATTAACTGAAGGTAAAAAGGCACGAGAGAAAAAGGCAGCGGGCAAAAATTAG
- the LOC119652081 gene encoding 40S ribosomal protein S3a, translated as MAVGKNKGLSKGGKKGGKKKVVDPFSRKDWYDVKAPNMFTTRQVGKTLVNRTQGTKIASEGLKGRVFEVSLADLQNDNDAERSFRKFRLIAEDVQERNVLTNFHGMDLTTDKLRSMVKKWQTLIEANVDVKTTDGYLLRVFCIGFTLKDPMSQRKTCYAQQSQVRAIRKKMSDIIIRDVSSSDLKEVVNKLLPDSIAKDIEKMCQGIYPLHDVYIRKVKVLKKPRFDLSKLLELHGDGGGKGTEGAVSEGAVVDRPEGYEPPVQDTV; from the exons ATGGCGGTCGGTAAAAATAAAGGTCTGTCGAAAGGAGGCAAGAAAGGTGGCAAGAAGAAGGTTGTGGATCCTTTCTCACGTAAGGATTGGTACGATGTGAAAGCCCCGAACATGTTTACCACCCGTCAGGTGGGCAAAACTCTTGTGAATCGTACCCAAGGTACGAAAATTGCATCGGAAGGTCTCAAGGGCCGCGTGTTCGAAGTGTCTTTGGCTGATTTGCAGAACGATAACGACGCCGAGAGATCTTTCCGTAAGTTCCGTTTGATCGCTGAAGATGTCCAGGAACGTAATGTCCTTACAAACTTCCATGGCATGGATTTGACTACCGATAAATTGAG gTCAATGGTCAAGAAATGGCAAACCCTCATCGAAGCCAACGTTGATGTCAAAACCACCGACGGATACTTGCTTCGTGTGTTCTGCATTGGATTCACCCTCAAGGACCCAATGTCCCAAAGGAAGACATGCTACGCTCAACAATCACAGGTGCGCGCCATCCGTAAGAAGATGAGTGACATCATTATCCGTGATGTTAGTAGTTCAGACTTGAAGGAAGTTGTCAACAAATTGTTGCCCGATTCCATTGCCAAGGACATTGAAAAGATGTGCCAGGGCATCTATCCACTCCATGATGTTTACATTCGTAAAGTTAAGGTATTGAAGAAGCCACGTTTCGATTTGTCGAAATTGTTGGAACTTCATGGAGATGGTGGCGGTAAGGGAACTGAAGGTGCCGTCTCAGAAGGTGCCGTTGTCGATCGACCAGAAGGATATGAACCTCCAGTTCAAGATACTGTGTAA